Proteins from a single region of Vicia villosa cultivar HV-30 ecotype Madison, WI unplaced genomic scaffold, Vvil1.0 ctg.002649F_1_1, whole genome shotgun sequence:
- the LOC131639472 gene encoding uncharacterized protein LOC131639472, whose protein sequence is MTSNPLLGFVSTDQKNPTEEEDQLERSTKKVKEGKHPKVVVGDLIGNTVTYKDMVTGGNSETEKAEYDTEADMLDQIIEDIDGMTVEENLMGGYECPNFVLSDREEKRIHRPWRRGVIVKLLGRKIGYKALENRLRQMWVKKGVISIIDLSNDYYLVAFSHEDDKRVAMGEGPWFIYDHYLTVKDWCPNFHPKKDTIEEVAVWVRIAGLPIEYYDSRVLTFIGNRLGKAVKVDKNTVKQERGKYARMCVEVNLTKPLLAMFSIKGRRYKIEYEGLHLLCLHCGRYGHYKEGCPLLVKGKMVESNRSVEIGESSTSELRILKEPDAVDGPWTVVQKQRRGNRLPEKKKQWSGEN, encoded by the coding sequence ATGACGAGTAACCCTCTGCTAGGGTTTGTCTCCACAGACCAAAAAAATCCAACAGAGGAAGAAGATCAATTGGAGAGGAGCACTAAGAAAGTTAAAGAAGGGAAGCATCCTAAGGTGGTTGTCGGAGATCTTATAGGTAATACTGTAACCTATAAGGATATGGTGACTGGAGGTAACAGTGAGACCGAGAAAGCGGAATACGATACTGAAGCTGATATGCTGGATCAAATCATTGAAGATATTGACGGGATGACAGTGGAGGAAAATCTGATGGGAGGATATGAATGTCCAAATTTTGTGCTTTCAGATCGAGAAGAGAAACGGATCCACCGGCCATGGAGGAGAGGTGTTATTGTCAAGCTGCTAGGGCGGAAAATAGGCTACAAAGCCTTGGAGAATAGACTGAGACAGATGTGGGTTAAAAAAGGAGTCATTAGTATAATAGATCTAAGTAATGACTATTATTTAGTGGCATTCTCTCATGAAGATGATAAAAGAGTAGCAATGGGGGAAGGACCATGGTTTATTTATGATCACTACCTGACTGTAAAAGATTGGTGCCCAAATTTCCATCCGAAGAAGGACACTATTGAAGAAGTTGCAGTTTGGGTAAGGATTGCCGGACTCCCCATTGAATATTATGACTCTAGAGTCTTGACTTTCATTGGGAATAGGTTGGGCAAGGCAGTGAAGGTAGATAAAAATACAGTGAAGCAAGAAAGGGGTAAGTATGCTAGAATGTGTGTGGAAGTGAACCTGACAAAACCATTACTTGCCATGTTTTCCATAAAAGGTAGAAGATACAAGATTGAGTATGAAGGCCTTCATTTGCTATGTCTCCACTGTGGGAGATATGGCCACTACAAAGAAGGTTGCCCTTTGTTAGTGAAAGGAAAAATGGTGGAGAGTAATCGTAGTGTGGAAATAGGTGAGAGTTCTACATCGGAGCTGCGTATTTTGAAAGAACCAGATGCTGTGGATGGCCCGTGGACGGTTGTGCAGAAACAAAGGCGAGGAAACAGGTTGCCGGAAAAAAAAAAACAGTGGTCCGGGGAGAATTAA